Genomic window (Thomasclavelia spiroformis DSM 1552):
GGATGTGTTTCTAGTGGAATTGATGCTAAAATGGTTATTAAAGATGGTTTGGTTTTAGTTAATGATGAAGTTGAAGTAAGAAGAGGTAAAAAACTGCGAGCTGGTGATCGAATTAATTTTGATGGAGAAGAGTTTATTATTGATTAATGATAGTTAAATCATTAAATTTATATAATTTTCGTAATTATAGTCATTTTGTTATTGATTTTAGTCAAGATATTAATATTTTAATTGGCAATAATGGACAAGGAAAAACTAATTTAATAGAGGCAATATATTTATTGTCAGTTGGAAAATCTTTTAGAAGCCATGTTAATAAACAAATGATTATGTTTGATAATGAGTTTGCTAGAATTAAAGGTAAAGTCATTTCTAACAGCAAGCAGCGAAATTTAGAGATAATTTTAGGAAGTAATTTTAAAAATGCTAAAATAGATAATCAAGATATTCATAAAATAAGTGAATTTGT
Coding sequences:
- a CDS encoding RNA-binding S4 domain-containing protein, producing MKKIKIKDEYITLGQFLKFAGCVSSGIDAKMVIKDGLVLVNDEVEVRRGKKLRAGDRINFDGEEFIID